In the Microtus pennsylvanicus isolate mMicPen1 chromosome 6, mMicPen1.hap1, whole genome shotgun sequence genome, one interval contains:
- the LOC142852928 gene encoding small ribosomal subunit protein eS27-like — protein MPLAKDLLHPSPEEEKRKHKKKLLVQSPNFYFMDEKCPGCYRLTTVFSHAQTVVLCVGCSTVLCESTGRKARLTEGCSFRRKQH, from the coding sequence ATGCCTCTCGCAAAGGATCTCCTTCATCCATctccagaagaggaaaagaggaaacacaagaaaaagctCCTGGTGCAGAGCCCCAATTTCTACTTTATGGATGAGAAGTGCCCAGGATGCTATAGACTCACCACGGTCTTTAGCCATGCACAGACAGTAGTCTTGTGTGTCGGCTGCTCCACTGTCCTCTGTGAGTCTACAGGCAGAAAAGCAAGGCTGACAGAAGGATGCTCCTTCAGGAGGAAGCAGCACTGA